One genomic segment of Vibrio sp. SCSIO 43136 includes these proteins:
- the msbA gene encoding lipid A ABC transporter ATP-binding protein/permease MsbA translates to MSHSTDQSTFATFKRLWPYISLYKAGLAVAVVALIINALSDTYMLSLLKPLLDEGFGQADSDFLRQMPFIILALMLIRGTSGFVSAYLMSWVSNHVVMSLRRNIFNHFMKMPVEFFDRESTGSLLSRITYDTEQVAGATSKALVNIVRETASIIGLIGLMVWSSWQLSLVLLVVGPIVAIAISYVSRRFRKISKAMQTEMGNLTTSSEQMLNGHKVVLSYGGQNVEKERFDNVSNTMRQQSMKMVVAQQLASPVIQMIGSLALVTVLYLASVDSIREELTAGTFTVVFSAMLSMLRPLRGLTAVTSDFQRGMAACQTLFGLMDMPTEQDNGKFAKQKVEGDIKVNNITFTYPTRESAALRKVSFELPAGKTVALVGRSGSGKSTIANLFTRFYDLDDGQITLDGYDIRDYELSNLRTHFGLVSQNVHLFNDTVANNIAYASDGKYSQEQIEQAAKLAFADDFIIELDNGYETIIGENGVNLSGGQRQRLAIARALLRDAPVLILDEATSALDTESERAIQAALDELQKNKTVLVIAHRLSTIENSDQILVIDNGEVVERGTHSELLAQQGAYSQLHRIQFSE, encoded by the coding sequence ATGTCACATTCTACCGATCAATCGACATTTGCCACCTTCAAGCGCTTGTGGCCATACATTTCACTTTATAAAGCCGGTCTAGCCGTCGCCGTTGTCGCTCTAATTATTAACGCATTAAGTGACACTTATATGCTTTCACTGCTAAAGCCTCTTCTCGATGAAGGTTTTGGTCAGGCGGATTCAGACTTTTTGCGTCAAATGCCATTTATCATTTTGGCGCTGATGTTAATTCGAGGTACCAGTGGCTTTGTATCTGCCTACCTGATGAGTTGGGTATCGAATCACGTCGTGATGTCACTGCGTAGAAACATTTTTAACCACTTTATGAAAATGCCAGTGGAGTTCTTTGACCGAGAATCGACGGGCAGTTTGTTGTCTCGCATCACCTATGATACTGAGCAAGTTGCGGGTGCTACCAGCAAAGCTTTAGTTAATATTGTGCGCGAAACAGCGAGTATCATCGGTCTTATTGGTTTGATGGTTTGGAGTAGTTGGCAGCTTTCTTTGGTGCTATTAGTCGTTGGTCCTATCGTTGCGATTGCAATCAGCTATGTTTCCCGTCGTTTCCGCAAGATCTCTAAAGCGATGCAAACGGAAATGGGTAACCTGACTACTTCTTCAGAGCAAATGCTTAATGGCCATAAAGTGGTACTGAGCTATGGGGGTCAAAACGTTGAGAAAGAGCGTTTTGATAATGTGAGTAACACCATGCGCCAACAGAGCATGAAAATGGTCGTTGCTCAGCAGTTAGCAAGCCCTGTGATTCAGATGATTGGCTCACTTGCACTTGTGACAGTATTGTACCTCGCTAGCGTTGACTCGATTCGTGAAGAGCTGACTGCGGGTACGTTTACCGTGGTATTCTCAGCCATGCTGAGCATGCTGCGCCCACTTCGAGGCCTAACAGCCGTTACCTCTGACTTCCAACGTGGCATGGCGGCGTGTCAAACCCTGTTCGGTTTGATGGATATGCCGACCGAGCAAGACAATGGTAAATTTGCCAAGCAAAAAGTCGAAGGGGATATCAAAGTAAACAATATTACCTTTACTTACCCAACTCGCGAATCTGCGGCATTGCGTAAAGTGAGCTTTGAGCTTCCGGCAGGTAAAACCGTGGCACTGGTAGGCCGTTCAGGTTCAGGTAAGAGTACTATCGCTAACCTATTCACACGATTCTATGATCTCGATGATGGGCAGATCACGCTTGATGGCTACGATATTCGAGACTACGAACTCTCCAATCTGCGCACCCACTTTGGTTTGGTTTCGCAAAATGTGCATCTATTTAATGATACTGTAGCGAACAACATCGCTTACGCCTCTGACGGCAAATATAGCCAAGAACAGATCGAGCAAGCGGCAAAACTTGCATTTGCCGACGATTTCATCATAGAGCTGGATAATGGCTACGAAACGATCATTGGTGAAAACGGGGTCAATCTTTCTGGTGGTCAGCGTCAACGACTAGCGATCGCACGTGCACTGCTACGTGATGCGCCAGTGCTTATTCTCGATGAAGCAACCTCTGCGCTCGATACAGAGTCAGAGCGTGCAATTCAAGCGGCGCTTGATGAACTGCAAAAGAATAAGACTGTGCTCGTCATTGCTCACCGTCTTTCAACCATAGAAAACTCGGATCAAATCCTCGTGATTGACAACGGTGAAGTGGTAGAGCGTGGTACTCATAGTGAGCTGCTTGCACAGCAAGGTGCGTACTCTCAGCTTCATCGTATTCAGTTTAGTGAGTAA
- the lpxK gene encoding tetraacyldisaccharide 4'-kinase yields MVEAIWFNQHWLGKLLWPVLKPLSLLFGLISRKRRYQFQSGEKASYRAPLPVIVVGNITAGGNGKTPVVIWLVETLAKHGIKAGVVSRGYGAKAPHYPYVVGNQSKAEECGDEPLLIHQRTQAPVVVDPVRSNAVKTLLQHNVDVVITDDGLQHYALQRDIEIVVIDGERRFGNQELIPLGPLRESVERLNEVDFQIVNGGKAKLNEIAMQLEPTLAVNLVSGEKKPVDQLGSLVAFAAIGYPQRFFNTLTSLGAELSVTQPVEDHKYFGRDQIEALVKQQEQVIMTEKDAVKCQFEAQPSWWYLPVSAQLEDQAQQIIQKIIKVKEEYGSSST; encoded by the coding sequence ATGGTTGAAGCCATTTGGTTTAATCAGCACTGGCTTGGCAAACTGCTGTGGCCAGTGTTAAAACCGTTGAGTCTGTTATTTGGGTTAATTAGCCGAAAGCGCCGGTATCAGTTTCAGTCGGGTGAGAAGGCGAGCTATCGTGCGCCGCTGCCCGTGATTGTAGTGGGGAATATCACTGCGGGTGGTAACGGTAAAACGCCTGTGGTCATTTGGTTGGTGGAAACACTGGCTAAACATGGCATAAAAGCGGGAGTGGTATCTCGTGGCTATGGTGCGAAAGCGCCTCACTACCCTTATGTAGTGGGGAATCAATCTAAAGCAGAAGAATGTGGTGATGAGCCATTACTTATTCACCAACGTACCCAAGCACCAGTGGTTGTGGACCCTGTGCGCAGCAACGCAGTCAAAACGCTGCTCCAACACAATGTCGATGTGGTGATCACGGATGATGGCTTGCAGCACTATGCGTTGCAACGTGATATCGAAATCGTCGTTATCGATGGTGAGCGTCGCTTTGGAAATCAAGAGTTGATCCCGCTTGGTCCGCTGCGAGAAAGCGTTGAACGATTGAATGAAGTGGATTTTCAAATCGTTAACGGCGGCAAAGCAAAACTGAACGAAATTGCGATGCAGCTCGAGCCAACACTCGCAGTTAATTTGGTTTCAGGGGAGAAAAAGCCTGTCGACCAACTCGGTAGCTTGGTCGCCTTTGCGGCCATTGGTTATCCGCAGCGCTTTTTTAATACCCTAACTAGCCTTGGGGCTGAGCTTAGTGTGACCCAGCCAGTAGAAGACCATAAATATTTTGGTCGTGATCAGATTGAAGCCTTGGTAAAACAACAAGAGCAGGTGATCATGACAGAAAAAGATGCCGTAAAGTGTCAATTTGAGGCACAGCCAAGCTGGTGGTATCTGCCAGTGTCGGCACAGCTTGAAGATCAAGCTCAGCAAATCATTCAAAAAATAATTAAAGTTAAGGAAGAGTATGGATCATCGTCTACTTGA
- a CDS encoding Trm112 family protein, with amino-acid sequence MDHRLLEIVACPVCKGKLKYDKDNQELICKVDRLAYPIKEGIPVLLEPEARTIGLEEGK; translated from the coding sequence ATGGATCATCGTCTACTTGAGATTGTGGCGTGCCCAGTCTGCAAAGGTAAACTGAAATACGATAAAGACAATCAAGAGTTGATCTGCAAGGTCGACCGTCTTGCCTATCCAATTAAGGAAGGCATCCCAGTCTTGCTAGAGCCGGAAGCTCGCACGATTGGTTTAGAAGAAGGTAAGTAA
- the kdsB gene encoding 3-deoxy-manno-octulosonate cytidylyltransferase, with amino-acid sequence MAFTVIIPARYQSTRLPGKPLADIAGKPMIEWVYQQALQAGAQQVIIATDDERVEAVAKGFGASVCMTSADHESGTERLAEVVEKMAIPEDHIVVNVQGDEPLIPPQVISQVANNLAKSTAPMATLSVEIEDESEVFNPNAVKVVTDENGYALYFSRATIPWDRDNFATQVKKIASPLQRHIGIYAYRAGFINTYVNWQPSALEKIECLEQLRVLWYGEKIHVAVAEIAPPAGVDTPEDLEVVRAILNNS; translated from the coding sequence ATGGCGTTTACGGTCATTATTCCTGCTCGTTACCAATCGACTCGTTTGCCAGGTAAGCCTCTTGCAGATATTGCGGGTAAACCAATGATTGAATGGGTTTATCAACAGGCGCTACAAGCTGGTGCTCAGCAGGTGATTATTGCTACCGATGATGAGCGAGTAGAAGCGGTTGCTAAAGGGTTTGGTGCATCGGTTTGTATGACTTCAGCCGATCACGAGTCGGGCACGGAACGTTTGGCAGAAGTAGTTGAGAAAATGGCTATCCCGGAAGATCATATCGTGGTGAATGTTCAAGGTGATGAGCCACTGATACCACCCCAAGTGATTTCTCAGGTGGCTAATAACCTAGCTAAGTCGACTGCGCCTATGGCGACACTCTCGGTTGAAATTGAAGATGAGTCTGAGGTCTTCAACCCTAACGCTGTGAAAGTTGTGACGGATGAAAATGGTTATGCGCTTTACTTCAGTCGAGCTACCATCCCTTGGGATAGAGATAACTTTGCTACCCAAGTTAAAAAGATAGCTTCTCCACTGCAACGCCATATCGGTATTTATGCTTATCGTGCAGGGTTTATCAACACGTACGTTAACTGGCAGCCGAGTGCACTAGAGAAAATCGAGTGCTTGGAACAGCTACGAGTACTTTGGTACGGGGAAAAGATCCACGTCGCTGTTGCCGAAATTGCACCGCCAGCGGGGGTCGATACACCTGAAGATTTGGAAGTGGTTAGAGCCATTCTTAATAATAGTTAA
- a CDS encoding DUF5050 domain-containing protein yields MKKTLILASCISTALLSGCGGGGGDDSGGVTPSTTKTITVIDGYLSQAKISVAVNGECLDTQEYIATTNTQGQAKVTVGQAAQQLCAHAIAGVTVDSVRGLVNKSYTLISPASSSYITPYTDLVATDMRINKEEREAAQAKVIALLSKITSDSNIIFGNYLENAQDANVKIAINAIAESLVDLQANQKFEAHEYIDVAGKVADQLALAIEKGEVADVKPIIEKGDNGEVVVKTNHRPAATNKGTTPSEVEVIEGQPLKIDFTQLFTDSDGDSLAFSVSTLDGTALTEYGLTHSNGVVSGTLQGTTTLALQLYATDPHGERSYPYGVVINEVEDPAPVLDYAVRNKLQSEITSGTWYVEKEVSIALNLDGLFSDNGSGVTYSAVSDIEGAQLDVNGNDLTLKFTPALEANYRFTVKAKDDVNKVSETTFTVKVETQPPVVEVLRGISWHQTPSSVGVGQDIDLLVQADYAVQGIVDVTEQVEFTSSNPDVFSVVEGAMVRGVNLGKATLTASFEDFEITQEITVTEPRDVLTFDTDSTEIAHGLSKFVEIYYVDADGKRHLVSDIGTWSSDSELIKIENGKITALDQGTAEITFTYKGKKISRTIVLTPPVAVSTTPTFVAGTLELTVGDSIPQTIHVQYSDGTEKNTGISIFSNAKTSFYNSVFKKIGDEYVATWQGDNTLDDYNIYTGWSSASKYKLISDMVEVIGTSYFQANAESYYGYTWLAPRITINRNSAITQWKEAPLGANAPELLSDATLKDIGTYQGKQTYIYQRTNESKNWEIYAIQLNGSEFGEPKLLLTSENYIAINNLTLSGSTKFYFATSNTVNYYRTYQLDLSTLDVELIVDGERIATSNGEYLYYNSESSSIEKLDLSYYSSGYGHTLAIEKLEEIQGNINWKLLYNYEATDGALDLTEYTGLSNNAQNSHYIIRGRSSYSTGQKYSYLFLNRETKRVDYVLTPEMPTEVSSTNCTSGSINFIVRNGMVNGLSDVSASCSTSEGGVLWTNVQSTPYFWPVLASNAERWDGSDSIVFDSAEGEITAIWDAVEVNAKDQFRLMTVDASGNSTVKDVLAPNAYYRFYSKDVKNNTFLKVLDNKAVDEKYLLTDRGLVSYKDGTVTIDNTLSNNDVLGSTYSNNYMTLIDGELYIENSSSDKRYQLDMRTTISE; encoded by the coding sequence GTGAAAAAAACGTTAATACTGGCTAGTTGTATCTCTACAGCATTATTAAGCGGCTGCGGCGGCGGTGGTGGTGATGATAGTGGAGGTGTTACGCCTTCGACCACTAAAACAATCACTGTAATTGATGGGTACCTATCTCAAGCCAAGATATCTGTTGCGGTTAATGGCGAGTGCTTAGATACTCAAGAATATATAGCAACAACAAATACACAAGGGCAGGCTAAAGTCACTGTGGGTCAGGCTGCTCAACAGTTGTGTGCTCATGCTATTGCAGGGGTGACAGTTGATAGTGTTCGTGGATTAGTAAATAAATCTTATACTTTAATATCTCCAGCAAGTTCTAGCTACATTACACCTTATACAGATCTTGTTGCTACTGACATGCGTATTAATAAAGAGGAGCGAGAAGCTGCTCAGGCTAAAGTTATCGCTTTGCTGTCAAAAATCACCTCTGACAGCAATATAATATTTGGCAACTACCTTGAAAATGCCCAAGACGCTAATGTAAAAATTGCAATTAACGCCATCGCAGAATCTTTAGTAGATCTACAAGCAAACCAAAAATTTGAAGCCCATGAATATATTGACGTTGCAGGTAAAGTTGCAGACCAATTAGCGTTAGCGATCGAAAAAGGTGAAGTCGCTGACGTAAAACCGATAATAGAAAAAGGTGATAATGGTGAAGTTGTCGTTAAGACCAACCACCGACCTGCTGCAACCAATAAAGGGACCACGCCTAGTGAAGTCGAAGTGATTGAAGGTCAGCCACTGAAAATTGATTTTACTCAACTGTTCACTGATTCTGATGGTGATAGTCTGGCCTTTAGTGTTTCAACATTAGATGGAACTGCGTTAACAGAGTATGGGTTAACTCATAGCAATGGTGTGGTCAGCGGTACATTGCAAGGCACGACGACACTAGCGCTTCAGCTTTATGCTACTGACCCACATGGAGAGCGCTCTTACCCGTATGGCGTTGTTATCAATGAGGTCGAAGACCCTGCTCCTGTTCTTGATTATGCCGTTCGCAATAAGCTACAAAGTGAAATTACATCTGGCACTTGGTACGTAGAGAAAGAGGTCAGTATCGCACTGAACTTAGATGGACTGTTTAGTGATAATGGTTCAGGTGTGACGTACAGTGCAGTTTCAGATATTGAGGGCGCACAGCTCGATGTCAATGGCAATGATTTAACACTTAAGTTCACACCTGCTTTGGAAGCAAACTATCGTTTTACCGTTAAAGCGAAAGATGACGTGAATAAAGTAAGTGAAACTACGTTCACGGTTAAAGTGGAAACTCAGCCACCAGTCGTTGAAGTTTTACGTGGTATTTCGTGGCATCAAACACCTTCATCTGTTGGAGTTGGTCAAGATATCGATCTCTTAGTTCAAGCCGACTATGCAGTTCAAGGTATCGTGGATGTAACTGAACAAGTCGAGTTTACATCGAGCAACCCAGACGTATTTTCTGTAGTTGAAGGTGCGATGGTACGTGGTGTCAATCTCGGTAAGGCAACACTTACGGCATCTTTTGAAGATTTCGAGATTACCCAAGAGATCACAGTCACTGAGCCTCGGGACGTACTGACATTTGACACGGATTCGACCGAAATAGCTCATGGTCTGAGTAAGTTTGTTGAAATCTATTACGTAGATGCAGACGGTAAACGTCATTTAGTATCAGATATTGGTACATGGAGCTCAGACTCCGAGCTTATCAAGATTGAAAATGGCAAGATAACCGCATTGGACCAAGGTACTGCTGAGATTACTTTCACTTACAAAGGTAAAAAGATCTCAAGAACGATAGTGCTGACACCACCCGTTGCGGTAAGTACGACCCCAACGTTTGTTGCGGGTACATTGGAGCTTACGGTGGGAGATTCTATACCACAAACTATTCATGTGCAGTATTCCGATGGGACTGAGAAAAATACTGGGATTAGCATATTTTCTAACGCTAAAACTAGTTTCTACAACAGTGTGTTCAAAAAAATTGGTGATGAGTACGTAGCGACTTGGCAAGGGGATAATACGTTAGATGATTATAATATCTATACAGGCTGGTCTTCAGCATCAAAATATAAATTGATATCTGATATGGTGGAAGTGATTGGCACTTCTTATTTCCAAGCTAATGCGGAAAGCTATTATGGTTATACATGGCTAGCACCTCGCATCACCATCAATAGAAATAGTGCTATCACGCAATGGAAAGAAGCTCCGCTGGGGGCCAATGCTCCTGAGTTGCTATCAGATGCAACTTTGAAAGACATTGGTACTTACCAAGGAAAACAAACTTATATCTATCAGCGAACCAATGAAAGTAAGAACTGGGAAATATATGCAATACAGCTTAATGGCTCAGAGTTTGGAGAGCCAAAGCTTCTGCTAACTAGTGAAAATTATATTGCAATAAATAACCTGACCCTATCCGGTTCGACTAAGTTCTATTTTGCTACGAGTAATACGGTAAACTATTACCGAACTTATCAGTTAGATTTGTCTACTTTGGACGTAGAGCTCATTGTTGATGGAGAAAGAATTGCCACAAGTAATGGCGAGTACCTGTATTACAATAGCGAATCAAGCTCAATTGAGAAATTGGACCTTAGTTATTATTCAAGTGGGTACGGTCATACTTTGGCTATTGAGAAGCTAGAAGAAATTCAAGGGAATATTAACTGGAAGTTATTGTATAATTATGAGGCTACTGATGGTGCGTTAGACCTAACGGAATATACAGGACTCTCAAATAACGCTCAAAACTCCCATTACATAATACGTGGTAGGAGCTCCTATAGCACAGGCCAAAAATATAGTTATCTATTTTTAAATAGAGAAACTAAGCGAGTAGATTATGTCCTTACCCCAGAAATGCCAACGGAAGTTAGCTCTACTAATTGTACTAGTGGTAGTATTAATTTCATTGTTCGAAACGGTATGGTTAACGGGTTAAGCGACGTTTCCGCTTCATGCAGTACTTCAGAAGGTGGTGTACTGTGGACAAACGTTCAGAGCACTCCATACTTCTGGCCTGTGCTAGCTTCCAATGCTGAGCGTTGGGATGGATCAGACAGTATTGTGTTTGATTCGGCAGAAGGTGAGATTACCGCAATTTGGGATGCAGTAGAAGTGAATGCCAAAGACCAGTTCCGCCTGATGACAGTTGATGCTAGCGGAAACTCTACGGTAAAAGATGTTTTGGCCCCGAATGCATACTACAGGTTCTATAGTAAAGACGTTAAAAATAACACCTTCCTGAAAGTGTTGGATAACAAGGCTGTCGATGAAAAGTACTTGTTAACTGATAGGGGACTTGTGAGCTATAAAGATGGCACCGTTACGATAGATAATACGCTATCAAATAATGATGTGCTGGGTAGCACTTATAGTAATAACTACATGACCTTAATCGATGGTGAGCTTTACATAGAAAACAGTTCTTCTGATAAACGTTACCAACTCGATATGAGAACGACGATATCCGAATAA
- a CDS encoding TetR family transcriptional regulator, which yields MQHRGVKRRELLHQAVKTLLSQQDISEVTFADIAAEAEIPKSSAYHFYSNLDDLYAEVASNYGAQLLQILSERPSEDDVVIWPDIVDILVDRAIAFYDQEKAARQLFISGKTSAIIKQKDRSNDQLIAIATFEILDSFFELPSIDQQSDIFYIWVEIVDTVFTISQMKYGMITTSMANEAKRAAKAYLGCYFPEDIRRK from the coding sequence ATGCAACATAGAGGCGTTAAACGCAGGGAACTACTTCACCAAGCGGTAAAAACACTCCTTAGCCAACAAGACATCAGCGAAGTGACCTTTGCTGATATTGCCGCTGAAGCCGAAATTCCAAAAAGCTCGGCCTACCACTTTTACTCTAACCTTGATGACCTTTATGCCGAGGTGGCCAGTAACTATGGCGCGCAATTGCTGCAAATTCTCAGCGAGCGACCATCAGAAGATGACGTTGTCATTTGGCCCGACATTGTTGATATATTGGTTGACCGTGCTATAGCGTTTTATGACCAAGAAAAAGCCGCAAGACAGTTGTTCATCTCTGGCAAAACGTCAGCCATCATTAAACAAAAAGACCGCAGTAACGATCAGCTCATCGCTATCGCTACGTTCGAGATCTTAGACAGTTTCTTTGAACTACCAAGCATCGACCAGCAATCGGATATTTTCTACATCTGGGTAGAAATCGTCGATACCGTGTTTACTATTTCGCAGATGAAATACGGCATGATCACCACCAGCATGGCTAACGAAGCCAAGCGAGCAGCTAAAGCCTATCTTGGATGCTACTTCCCTGAAGATATTCGTCGTAAGTAG
- a CDS encoding BMC domain-containing protein has protein sequence MSEAIGMIETKGYVTALAAADAMVKAANVTLVSREQVGDGLVAVVVKGDVGAINAAIEAAAEVAGSIGTVVATHVIPRPHNDVTAFFNNGK, from the coding sequence ATGTCTGAAGCAATCGGTATGATCGAAACTAAAGGGTACGTAACAGCACTAGCAGCAGCAGATGCTATGGTTAAAGCCGCTAATGTCACGCTAGTTAGCCGTGAACAAGTTGGAGATGGCCTTGTGGCTGTGGTTGTAAAAGGTGATGTCGGTGCGATTAATGCAGCCATCGAAGCCGCTGCAGAAGTTGCGGGCTCAATCGGCACAGTCGTGGCAACACATGTGATCCCGCGCCCACATAATGATGTAACAGCATTTTTCAACAACGGAAAATAG
- a CDS encoding EutN/CcmL family microcompartment protein, giving the protein MIAGTVTGKVWVSRKLSQLPAGALVTITPNHDKKQKIIALDPLGCGEGEQVLIVTGSAAADYFSQPDTLVDALVVASIDQN; this is encoded by the coding sequence ATGATAGCAGGAACTGTTACTGGGAAAGTTTGGGTGAGCCGAAAGTTAAGCCAGTTGCCTGCGGGCGCTTTGGTCACCATTACGCCTAATCATGACAAAAAACAAAAAATTATTGCACTTGACCCACTTGGTTGTGGTGAGGGAGAGCAAGTGCTAATCGTTACCGGCAGTGCTGCCGCTGACTACTTTTCACAACCGGACACGCTTGTCGATGCACTTGTTGTGGCATCAATTGATCAAAATTAA
- a CDS encoding aldehyde dehydrogenase family protein, translating to MEQRPNDNLQAIISLANWSAAEFSQYSSSQVRHIAETVSKAAAEKSAFYAEWAVRETGFGNVPDKTLKNQVNVTAQLEQFDFDKYCGVTVDHEKQILNVAKPAGVVVALIPSTNPVATVYYKVLSALLTRNAVILCPHPGAKECCVHAADFLAEVAEKAGAPKGAIQTLRTPSVAKVGQLMESEDIDLILATGGPGMVRAAYSSGNPALGVGPGNVAAYVDQSANLDLAAQSLITSKSFDNSLLCTCESVVIAHESIGDALAMKMHQIGGYHVAGAELDKLRNYLYPQGKLNPKAIGKDAQFIAREAGFSVPPSVKVLGVEIFRIAADEPFSKEKMFPVLAMIKVSNFDQALLTANAMLRLQGRGHSAVIHANDEQMISRWGIELPVCRITVNGPGVFGASGFATNLTPSPVIGTGFFGRSSISDNVGGKDLVQWTKVAWNRELTADTRNLEQQAKAIVSQTLNHELMATGATGLGPSGQAVHQKVPTQFASPQRSDNDLQSLIKQLVQEELKSILEAKR from the coding sequence ATGGAACAGCGCCCAAACGACAATTTACAAGCGATTATAAGTCTAGCGAACTGGTCAGCTGCAGAGTTTAGCCAATACTCCTCTTCTCAAGTACGCCACATCGCAGAGACTGTCTCCAAAGCTGCGGCAGAGAAATCGGCTTTCTATGCGGAGTGGGCAGTACGAGAAACTGGGTTTGGTAACGTGCCAGACAAAACGCTCAAGAACCAAGTAAATGTTACCGCTCAACTTGAGCAGTTTGATTTCGACAAATACTGTGGTGTTACTGTTGACCACGAAAAGCAGATCCTCAATGTCGCCAAACCTGCAGGTGTTGTGGTTGCACTGATCCCATCTACTAACCCGGTAGCTACGGTTTACTATAAGGTGCTGTCTGCACTGCTGACTCGTAATGCTGTGATCCTTTGTCCGCACCCAGGGGCAAAAGAGTGCTGCGTGCATGCCGCTGATTTTCTTGCCGAGGTTGCCGAAAAAGCCGGAGCACCAAAAGGAGCAATTCAAACTCTGCGTACTCCAAGTGTGGCGAAAGTTGGCCAACTGATGGAGTCTGAAGACATTGACCTCATTTTGGCGACAGGCGGACCTGGCATGGTACGCGCTGCCTACAGCTCAGGTAACCCCGCTCTGGGCGTTGGTCCAGGAAATGTTGCAGCTTACGTTGACCAAAGTGCTAACCTAGACTTAGCGGCGCAAAGCCTAATCACCAGTAAATCCTTTGATAACAGTCTACTTTGTACTTGCGAATCGGTTGTCATTGCTCACGAAAGCATTGGTGATGCATTAGCAATGAAAATGCACCAAATTGGGGGCTATCACGTTGCAGGTGCTGAACTTGATAAGTTACGCAACTACTTATACCCGCAAGGCAAGCTCAATCCAAAAGCAATAGGCAAAGACGCTCAGTTTATCGCACGAGAAGCAGGATTTAGTGTCCCGCCAAGTGTAAAAGTTCTTGGCGTTGAGATCTTCCGTATTGCCGCCGACGAACCATTTAGCAAAGAAAAAATGTTCCCTGTACTGGCAATGATCAAGGTGTCTAACTTTGACCAAGCGCTACTTACTGCCAACGCCATGCTGAGATTGCAAGGTCGCGGGCACTCTGCCGTGATTCATGCCAATGACGAACAGATGATAAGCCGTTGGGGTATTGAACTACCCGTTTGTCGCATCACGGTCAATGGGCCTGGGGTCTTTGGCGCTAGTGGCTTTGCAACCAATTTGACGCCAAGTCCTGTCATTGGTACTGGCTTTTTCGGCCGAAGCTCAATCTCGGATAACGTCGGTGGAAAAGACCTGGTTCAATGGACAAAAGTGGCATGGAACCGTGAGCTAACCGCAGACACACGCAATCTAGAACAACAAGCTAAAGCCATCGTATCGCAAACACTCAACCATGAACTGATGGCAACCGGTGCGACCGGATTAGGTCCTTCGGGTCAAGCCGTGCATCAGAAGGTTCCTACCCAGTTTGCCTCCCCTCAACGCTCGGACAATGATCTGCAATCTCTGATCAAGCAGTTGGTCCAAGAGGAACTTAAGAGCATTTTGGAGGCGAAACGATGA